A region of Moorena producens PAL-8-15-08-1 DNA encodes the following proteins:
- a CDS encoding M23 family metallopeptidase, which translates to MNQSLTLNVVRWLPIVSTIFWLVTPTVATSNLGTTDSYSGSLSVDDGWRWTSSRFQRTQSQLNFTNSTLQPANLQPWPKGHATRTTLTVQTVQQPQNTVSQNTTIQDICPPPVLSRLTRHQVAAGETVKSIANQYNLEEATLLRFNRALNRQSMPVGQEILIPPFNGILVNVPLNATWQDLADAYGVRAAVLFELNGCKKPSKQAFIPGLSSLGIGIPTATRETPSVDSYTGLTNYPLPAVARIGLDYGWRQDTGEDEKKFHAGVDLVAQEGTQVFASDSGIVAYAGPQDTYGNLVVINHEGGRQTRYAHLNRTTVSPGQKINVGQLLGTVGTTGNPDINQPHLHFEVRLNSPGGWAAQDPKLHLKITP; encoded by the coding sequence ATGAATCAATCGTTAACACTAAATGTAGTGCGCTGGCTCCCAATTGTTTCTACAATTTTTTGGCTAGTGACCCCAACTGTTGCTACTTCAAACTTGGGAACAACGGATTCCTATTCTGGTTCTTTATCTGTAGATGATGGTTGGCGATGGACTTCGTCCCGCTTTCAGCGAACGCAAAGCCAGTTAAATTTCACAAATTCCACACTTCAACCAGCCAACCTGCAACCTTGGCCAAAAGGCCACGCTACGCGAACAACCCTGACAGTACAAACAGTACAACAGCCACAAAACACAGTAAGTCAAAACACAACAATACAGGATATCTGTCCACCGCCAGTGCTCTCCCGCTTAACTCGCCACCAAGTGGCTGCAGGTGAAACCGTCAAGAGTATTGCCAACCAATACAACCTTGAGGAGGCTACACTACTTCGATTTAATCGAGCCTTAAACCGACAGTCAATGCCAGTGGGCCAAGAGATTTTGATTCCCCCATTCAATGGCATCTTGGTGAATGTGCCATTGAATGCCACTTGGCAAGACTTAGCAGACGCCTACGGTGTCCGTGCTGCCGTTTTATTTGAGTTAAATGGTTGTAAAAAACCCTCTAAGCAAGCCTTTATCCCAGGGTTGAGTTCCCTTGGCATCGGTATTCCCACAGCAACGAGGGAAACTCCGAGTGTAGATAGCTACACGGGATTGACTAATTATCCCTTACCAGCTGTGGCACGGATAGGACTGGATTACGGCTGGCGGCAAGATACTGGTGAGGATGAAAAGAAGTTTCACGCTGGTGTGGATTTAGTGGCACAGGAAGGTACTCAGGTTTTTGCCAGTGATAGCGGTATAGTTGCCTATGCTGGACCACAAGACACTTATGGTAATTTGGTCGTGATTAATCATGAGGGAGGACGCCAAACCCGCTATGCTCACTTAAACCGTACTACTGTCAGTCCAGGTCAGAAGATTAATGTTGGACAGTTATTGGGGACAGTGGGGACTACTGGAAATCCTGACATTAACCAACCCCATCTACATTTTGAGGTTCGTTTGAATTCCCCTGGGGGTTGGGCAGCACAAGATCCAAAATTGCATTTGAAAATTACTCCATAG
- the nadB gene encoding L-aspartate oxidase, with product MQDSQISLCNSSELPNIPSQFDVIIIGSGAAGLYAALSLPSYLQVGLITKDALKTGASNWARGIAAAIDPSDTPLSHWEDTLKAGAGLCEPEAVKLLADNAPGAIKSLLEMGVNFDRHGQKLALELEAAHSRPRVLHSGETTGKVLIDALTSQVLERENIQVFSQAFALSLWLNEATGNCQGVSVLYQGYIRWVRAAAVVLATGGGGQVFSHTTNPTVSTGDGIGLAWRAGALIRDPEFFQFHPTALTITGIPRFLVTEIVRGEGAHLIDAQGQRFVFNHHPDGELAPRDVVSRAIFCHLQQTKPDPYCVYLDLRPIKAQRMRERFPSIIQACQQWDIDLFTQPIPIAPVAHYWMGGVATNLECCTSIDGLYAIGETASTGVHGANRLASNSLLECIVFAAQLSQLTVNSKVNGGDDMGYHFLPVRQEQQDWNNEMETVNSIRQNLPKLMWQSAGISRSQGILEDAIAQLNSWRSQLTDLNIMGYLLKATPNQTVQLHSDRAEQHLRLAAETLNLTDVGYLILKSAAWRTESRGGHYRIDYPQTSDDWLFHTLIQGDFWHKSGKITT from the coding sequence ATGCAAGACTCTCAAATTTCTCTCTGTAATTCCTCAGAATTGCCAAATATTCCCTCCCAGTTTGATGTTATAATTATTGGCTCTGGTGCAGCAGGGCTCTATGCTGCTTTATCTTTGCCTTCCTACTTACAAGTGGGCTTAATTACCAAAGATGCCCTGAAAACCGGAGCAAGTAACTGGGCACGAGGCATTGCTGCGGCGATCGATCCGTCAGATACTCCATTGTCCCATTGGGAAGACACCCTCAAAGCTGGGGCAGGTCTTTGCGAACCAGAAGCAGTTAAACTTTTAGCTGATAATGCTCCTGGTGCGATCAAGTCCCTTCTAGAGATGGGAGTCAACTTTGACCGCCATGGTCAGAAACTCGCCCTGGAGCTAGAAGCGGCACACTCTCGTCCTCGTGTGCTCCATTCTGGTGAAACGACTGGAAAGGTGCTGATTGATGCGCTCACGAGTCAAGTTTTGGAACGGGAAAACATTCAGGTGTTTTCCCAGGCGTTTGCCTTGAGTTTGTGGCTGAATGAAGCAACAGGTAACTGTCAGGGGGTGAGTGTCCTCTATCAGGGATATATCCGCTGGGTTAGAGCTGCGGCAGTAGTCTTAGCCACTGGCGGCGGCGGTCAAGTTTTTTCCCACACCACAAACCCCACGGTCAGTACTGGGGATGGGATTGGTCTGGCTTGGCGTGCAGGAGCCTTGATCCGGGATCCAGAGTTTTTTCAGTTTCATCCGACGGCGCTAACAATAACTGGAATCCCCCGTTTCTTGGTTACTGAGATTGTGCGGGGGGAAGGGGCTCATTTAATTGATGCCCAAGGACAGCGTTTTGTGTTTAATCATCATCCTGATGGAGAGCTGGCACCCAGGGATGTGGTCAGTCGGGCAATTTTCTGTCACTTACAGCAAACGAAACCCGATCCCTATTGTGTTTATCTGGATTTGCGACCCATAAAAGCCCAGAGGATGCGAGAGCGTTTTCCTAGTATTATTCAAGCCTGTCAACAGTGGGACATCGATTTGTTTACACAGCCCATTCCTATTGCTCCTGTGGCTCATTATTGGATGGGGGGAGTTGCGACGAATTTGGAGTGTTGTACCTCCATCGATGGGCTATATGCTATCGGTGAGACTGCCAGTACAGGAGTTCATGGTGCTAATCGTTTAGCTAGTAACTCACTACTAGAATGTATTGTTTTTGCTGCTCAATTGTCCCAGCTAACGGTTAACTCCAAGGTTAATGGTGGTGATGATATGGGATATCACTTTCTGCCAGTAAGGCAGGAACAACAGGATTGGAATAACGAGATGGAGACGGTTAACTCAATCAGACAAAATTTACCTAAACTCATGTGGCAAAGTGCTGGGATTTCTCGCTCTCAAGGAATACTTGAAGATGCGATCGCACAACTAAATAGTTGGCGTTCTCAACTCACTGATTTGAATATTATGGGATACTTACTGAAGGCGACACCCAACCAAACAGTGCAATTACACTCTGATCGAGCTGAGCAGCACCTGAGGCTAGCTGCAGAAACTCTCAATTTGACCGATGTTGGTTATTTAATTTTGAAAAGTGCGGCTTGGCGCACTGAAAGTCGAGGCGGACATTACCGGATCGATTATCCTCAAACCTCTGATGATTGGTTATTCCATACCCTAATTCAGGGAGATTTTTGGCATAAGTCCGGCAAGATTACCACTTAA
- a CDS encoding methyltransferase domain-containing protein has product MTLPRWENQSSSSKDAALLYDWRIYSIRQALEQKGKATGALEIQDLLDLGHLDQYHYFGSQACDRAINYLSLNPNSRVLDIGSGVGGPARYISYKTGCHLQCVELRQDFSEIAQDLTQRMGLDQRIQYLTGNVLSSEIIDALLPNSFDNIISFLSLLHIEERDKVLEICFRALKENGSIYVEDYVANCTLTPEVKTTLKEVFKSSYVPTRETYRQHFERAGFTEICFIDLTTGWQRCIKERYQKFIESKEESIKLFGEDIFEHRSRLYRIGRDMLKGGSVGGALITAKKPCAPKIYQVPDTYFDPLTSVYNEQYHFFLEDGSLLALRHFKTKTLEHYSAWWSDIHGNSRELINTSEQRSSADHISIQKNDQTGIICLPEANLEVQFEVTTQFTWGVPGEENQRDVIHQPQLECIVHTDNGTQKGQGYCKIYEGNYPRFWGYHFVYALFHNYGIIWSADATFGQERNNHFNFLNTSKLNTSELDTSQTEKQILLRGEKSYHRQTSAHASIQNRMYDLIFDRAFATWSSILRNRTSTMESNLSLEYREAILTIDDQEVSKGVCLKESCFGTIV; this is encoded by the coding sequence ATGACATTACCGCGATGGGAGAATCAATCTTCTTCCTCAAAAGACGCAGCTTTACTTTACGATTGGCGCATTTATAGTATTCGTCAAGCCCTTGAGCAAAAAGGAAAAGCTACCGGAGCTTTAGAAATTCAAGATTTGCTAGATTTGGGTCATCTGGATCAATATCACTACTTTGGTAGTCAAGCTTGCGATCGCGCTATCAATTATTTATCGCTCAATCCCAACTCTCGCGTTTTGGATATAGGAAGTGGTGTGGGTGGGCCAGCTCGATATATTAGCTATAAAACGGGATGTCACCTCCAATGTGTAGAATTAAGACAGGATTTTAGTGAAATTGCCCAAGACCTTACCCAACGGATGGGACTCGATCAGCGCATCCAATACCTTACTGGCAATGTTCTCAGTTCCGAAATCATCGATGCCCTGTTACCCAATTCATTTGACAACATCATTTCATTTCTATCCTTATTACACATTGAAGAGCGTGACAAAGTCCTTGAAATTTGTTTTCGAGCTTTGAAAGAAAATGGTAGTATCTACGTTGAGGATTACGTTGCCAATTGCACCCTGACACCGGAAGTCAAAACCACTTTAAAAGAAGTATTTAAATCTTCTTACGTGCCAACCCGTGAAACCTACCGACAGCACTTCGAGCGTGCAGGGTTTACTGAAATTTGTTTCATTGATTTAACAACCGGATGGCAACGTTGTATAAAAGAACGCTATCAGAAATTCATCGAGTCCAAAGAAGAATCAATCAAACTCTTCGGTGAAGACATTTTTGAACACCGCAGTCGATTGTATCGAATTGGTCGGGATATGCTTAAAGGGGGTAGCGTTGGTGGAGCATTGATCACTGCTAAGAAACCTTGTGCTCCAAAGATATACCAAGTACCAGACACCTATTTCGACCCTTTAACCTCTGTTTATAATGAGCAATACCATTTCTTTCTCGAAGACGGTTCTCTCCTTGCTCTTAGACATTTTAAAACCAAAACCCTTGAGCATTACTCCGCCTGGTGGAGTGACATCCATGGCAATTCCAGGGAACTGATTAATACCTCGGAACAAAGAAGCTCAGCTGATCATATCTCTATCCAAAAAAACGATCAAACTGGAATAATTTGTTTGCCAGAAGCCAATCTGGAAGTGCAATTTGAAGTAACGACCCAATTCACCTGGGGTGTTCCTGGTGAAGAAAATCAGCGCGATGTTATCCATCAGCCACAACTTGAATGCATTGTTCATACAGATAATGGTACTCAAAAAGGGCAAGGATATTGCAAAATTTATGAGGGAAATTATCCGAGGTTTTGGGGCTACCATTTTGTTTATGCACTCTTCCATAATTATGGTATTATTTGGAGTGCTGATGCCACATTTGGTCAAGAAAGAAACAATCATTTCAATTTCCTGAATACTTCTAAACTAAATACTTCCGAACTGGATACTTCCCAAACAGAAAAGCAAATATTGTTGCGCGGGGAAAAGTCTTATCATCGCCAAACAAGTGCTCATGCCAGCATTCAAAACAGAATGTATGACTTGATCTTCGATAGAGCCTTTGCAACTTGGTCAAGCATTCTGCGAAATCGAACATCCACGATGGAAAGTAACCTCAGCTTGGAATACAGGGAAGCCATTCTAACAATAGATGACCAAGAAGTGAGCAAAGGAGTTTGCTTAAAAGAATCTTGTTTTGGCACAATTGTATAA
- the nadA gene encoding quinolinate synthase NadA — translation MFVTESTKTNTHLSSLPDDLFAAIEDLKKELNAVILVHYYQEPDIQDIADYLGDSLTLSRQAATTDADVIVFAGVHFMAETAKILNPNKLVLLPDLNAGCSMADGCPPEEFAAFKAAHPDHLVVCYVNCSAAVKAMSDIICTSSNAVDIVNQIPKDQPIIFAPDKNLGRYVSEQTGRDLVLWDGSCMIHEIFSEKKIVQLKIEHPQAEFIAHPECEAPVLRHADYIGSTRALFEYSQGSAADKFIVATEPGILYQMEKHMPHKHFIAAPATTCACNECPHMRLNTLEKLYLAMKNRAPEITLPEDIRVAALKPMQRMLEMSAQISAAKQMLSSV, via the coding sequence ATGTTTGTCACAGAATCAACAAAAACAAACACCCACTTGAGTTCTCTACCAGATGACTTATTCGCAGCTATTGAAGATCTCAAAAAGGAGCTAAATGCAGTTATTTTAGTTCACTACTATCAAGAGCCTGATATTCAAGATATTGCTGACTATTTGGGTGACTCTTTAACCTTATCTCGCCAGGCGGCTACTACAGATGCTGATGTGATCGTCTTTGCTGGAGTCCATTTCATGGCAGAAACTGCCAAAATCCTTAACCCTAACAAGTTAGTATTATTACCGGATTTAAATGCGGGTTGCTCTATGGCTGATGGCTGTCCTCCCGAAGAGTTTGCTGCTTTCAAAGCTGCCCATCCTGATCATTTAGTAGTGTGTTACGTTAATTGCTCTGCTGCGGTTAAAGCAATGAGTGATATTATTTGCACCAGCTCTAATGCGGTAGATATTGTTAATCAAATCCCAAAAGATCAGCCAATTATTTTCGCTCCGGATAAAAACCTTGGTCGCTATGTTAGCGAACAAACAGGAAGGGATTTAGTACTTTGGGATGGGAGTTGTATGATTCATGAAATTTTTTCGGAAAAGAAGATCGTACAACTTAAAATTGAACATCCTCAAGCAGAATTTATTGCTCATCCCGAATGTGAAGCTCCAGTGTTACGCCATGCGGATTACATTGGTTCAACGAGAGCTTTGTTTGAGTATAGCCAGGGAAGTGCTGCGGATAAATTTATCGTTGCTACTGAACCCGGTATTCTGTATCAAATGGAAAAGCATATGCCCCACAAGCATTTTATTGCCGCACCAGCAACGACCTGTGCCTGTAATGAATGCCCTCACATGCGGTTGAATACTTTGGAAAAATTATATTTGGCAATGAAAAATCGGGCACCGGAAATTACTTTACCAGAAGACATTCGGGTTGCTGCACTCAAGCCCATGCAACGGATGTTAGAGATGTCAGCGCAGATTTCCGCTGCTAAACAGATGTTGTCCAGTGTCTAA
- a CDS encoding pyridoxal-phosphate dependent enzyme, with translation MIEGAGKSAPTKCLDFSVIDEVLKISDQQAISTCHQLVNDEGLLVGGSSGLNVFAAQLIANRSDQKHVVVTVLCDSGIKYLSKIYNKEFLSVNGLHHIES, from the coding sequence ATTATTGAGGGGGCGGGAAAATCGGCACCTACAAAATGCCTGGATTTTTCTGTGATTGATGAGGTTCTGAAGATTTCAGATCAACAAGCTATTTCTACTTGCCATCAACTGGTTAACGATGAAGGCTTGCTTGTTGGTGGCAGTAGTGGTCTCAACGTTTTTGCTGCTCAACTTATTGCCAATCGTTCAGATCAGAAACACGTCGTAGTTACTGTTCTCTGTGATAGCGGAATTAAATACCTATCTAAAATTTACAATAAAGAGTTTCTAAGCGTAAATGGTTTGCACCATATTGAAAGCTAG
- a CDS encoding adenylate/guanylate cyclase domain-containing protein, which translates to MGLLNNLSIRSKLIFMLLALSTCSLFVTAYIGYRSGKSHLSKTVSNQLTSLRASKADQIESYFEDIRYQTQTLSENLMVVEAMQEFKTAYNQLQESRTPNDTPTNLDDTLKEYYRKEFLTKLAETSDGKPVLESYLPETSAARYLQYYYIATNPNPAGEKHLLDDPEDKSEYSSIHTRYHPIFRNIVEKFGYQDMLLIDPQTGEIVYSVFKETDFGTSLTSGPYSDSNLAFALGDLRKAKGKDYVQIFDFDSYRPSFGAPVAFIAAPIYDGSKFIGVLAFQLPVNQINNVMTGYRKWKSNGLGDTGEIYLVGDDYLMRSVSRFLIEDPTAYSKALREQGVKEQILKRIEQFGTSILQQPVKTEAVKAALAGQEGTQIINDYRGVEVLSSYAPLNIDGLEWVILSEMDLAEAYAPVYAFQKRVLVSAALIILLITLLAMGLAHLFVQPVRALIASARKVRDGQVDAVVNINSEDEFGELAESFNQMVGSLRTQTKLVEQKNRENEKLLTSVFPDSVAKRLKRGETNIAESVSNVTVLFCDIAGFGQLSRSMDTHEVIAILNDLVSLFDQATAKYGIEKIKTIGDNYMAVCGLSILHIDHQKRALDFALEMLALTHRFSHERGFDIDLEIGIHSGDIVAGIVGREKVVYDVWGDTVNVANKLMFDCPRGAILVSQNVYNSLHDIYDFEEADDITRNGKNQQKAWLLKTAQELVASTV; encoded by the coding sequence ATGGGATTGCTCAACAATTTGAGTATCAGGTCAAAACTTATATTTATGTTGCTGGCTCTGAGCACTTGCTCGCTGTTCGTGACTGCTTATATCGGTTATCGGAGTGGTAAGTCTCATCTGAGCAAAACAGTATCAAACCAGTTAACCAGTCTACGAGCTTCCAAAGCAGATCAAATCGAATCATACTTTGAAGATATTCGCTATCAGACCCAGACCCTAAGTGAAAACTTAATGGTGGTCGAGGCGATGCAGGAATTTAAGACAGCCTACAACCAACTGCAAGAATCTAGGACACCAAATGATACACCAACTAATTTAGACGACACCCTCAAGGAATACTACCGTAAAGAATTTCTGACCAAACTAGCGGAAACTAGCGACGGCAAGCCTGTATTAGAATCCTACTTACCAGAAACCTCTGCAGCTCGTTACCTCCAGTACTATTACATCGCTACTAACCCCAACCCAGCTGGGGAGAAACATCTCCTAGATGATCCAGAAGACAAGAGTGAGTACAGTAGTATTCACACCCGCTACCATCCAATTTTTCGCAACATTGTTGAAAAGTTTGGTTACCAGGATATGTTGCTGATCGATCCTCAAACCGGTGAGATTGTCTACTCAGTTTTTAAAGAAACAGACTTTGGCACCAGTCTCACCAGTGGACCATACAGTGATAGTAACTTGGCATTCGCCTTAGGCGACCTCCGAAAAGCCAAGGGAAAGGATTATGTGCAGATCTTTGATTTTGATTCCTACCGTCCTTCTTTTGGAGCCCCAGTAGCATTTATTGCTGCTCCGATCTATGACGGCTCCAAATTTATAGGTGTTTTGGCATTCCAGCTTCCGGTTAATCAGATTAACAATGTCATGACAGGTTACCGTAAATGGAAGAGTAATGGTCTCGGGGATACAGGAGAGATCTATCTAGTCGGAGACGATTATCTGATGCGATCAGTTTCCCGTTTCCTGATTGAAGACCCGACAGCTTATAGTAAAGCCTTGCGAGAACAGGGTGTAAAGGAACAGATCCTTAAACGAATCGAGCAGTTTGGTACATCAATTCTACAACAGCCAGTCAAGACAGAAGCTGTAAAAGCAGCTTTAGCTGGGCAAGAAGGTACCCAAATTATCAATGATTATCGGGGTGTTGAAGTTTTGAGTTCCTACGCTCCCTTAAACATCGATGGATTGGAGTGGGTTATCCTCTCCGAGATGGATCTTGCCGAAGCCTATGCCCCAGTTTACGCCTTTCAAAAGAGAGTTTTGGTTTCAGCTGCCTTGATCATACTGCTGATCACCCTACTCGCTATGGGGCTGGCCCATCTGTTTGTGCAACCAGTTAGAGCTTTAATTGCTAGCGCCCGAAAAGTCAGGGATGGACAAGTTGATGCGGTGGTGAATATAAACTCGGAAGACGAATTTGGGGAGTTAGCTGAGTCATTTAATCAAATGGTTGGCAGCTTACGCACTCAAACTAAACTAGTCGAGCAGAAAAATCGCGAAAATGAAAAGTTACTCACAAGTGTATTTCCCGACTCCGTAGCAAAACGTCTCAAACGGGGAGAGACAAACATTGCTGAGAGTGTTTCTAATGTTACGGTTTTGTTCTGCGACATTGCTGGATTCGGCCAGCTTTCTAGGTCAATGGATACCCATGAAGTTATTGCAATTCTTAATGATCTAGTAAGTCTGTTCGATCAAGCCACCGCCAAATACGGGATAGAGAAGATTAAAACCATTGGTGACAATTATATGGCAGTCTGTGGATTATCAATATTACATATAGACCATCAAAAACGGGCGTTAGATTTTGCTTTAGAAATGCTGGCGTTGACCCACCGATTCAGTCATGAACGAGGATTTGACATAGACCTTGAAATCGGTATCCATTCCGGAGATATTGTTGCTGGTATTGTAGGTCGAGAAAAAGTTGTCTACGACGTTTGGGGCGATACAGTCAATGTTGCCAATAAGCTGATGTTTGACTGCCCACGGGGAGCTATATTAGTGTCTCAAAATGTCTATAATAGTCTCCATGATATTTACGACTTTGAGGAGGCTGATGACATCACACGTAATGGCAAAAATCAGCAGAAAGCTTGGTTGTTAAAAACTGCACAAGAATTAGTAGCTTCAACAGTGTAG
- a CDS encoding mechanosensitive ion channel family protein, with translation MSKVIWQNDWFIWAIALGIGFPILVIILTEITHRLQRRGQPLAVTLRLVRNRVLPVLVFLLFIQNVLELDLENNLVKLVETLVWIFVIDASLSLINSVLFEAAGENTWRARIPKLLLDLSRFFLVALGGAIVLSRVWGADLAGLATALGVGSIVIGLALQDSLGSVFSGVALLFARPFEVGDWLQIGDKVGQVIDMNWRAVRLVTRDGDMIIIPHRVLGGEIVLNYSKPKPIHVETFRIDFDSDDPPNLIKQVLKETALATEGILSDPSPEIRTMEYNDYRGNYEVKFSIEDYKDAPRIREQLMTRIWYAAQRNNLGPTIPIYRLRKLDSDPSEADSTLTKFTESLKSMPVFVPVAKQHKNLENLSKGAVLQNFGVGETVIRQGDPGHALYIIIAGKAVLTLKNSDGEQQEVMTLSSGEFFGEMALFSGKPSSVSVTVVEDLQTIALYSDLVNQMIESTPSLAREIGQIIEARRKAINEVKQVNLASSNGAELSTQA, from the coding sequence ATGAGCAAAGTAATATGGCAAAACGATTGGTTTATCTGGGCTATAGCCTTAGGGATAGGGTTCCCGATCCTAGTAATTATTCTGACAGAAATTACTCATCGTCTACAAAGACGCGGTCAGCCTCTAGCAGTTACGCTCCGCCTAGTTCGTAACCGTGTCTTACCCGTCTTAGTATTCCTGCTATTTATCCAGAATGTGCTTGAGTTAGACCTGGAAAACAATCTTGTCAAGCTTGTCGAGACCCTGGTCTGGATATTTGTTATAGACGCCTCTCTGTCTCTAATTAATTCGGTGTTGTTTGAAGCCGCTGGAGAAAATACATGGCGAGCACGGATCCCAAAACTACTCCTAGATTTGTCAAGATTTTTTTTGGTAGCCCTTGGTGGTGCCATTGTGCTATCGAGAGTGTGGGGAGCCGACCTCGCTGGTCTGGCTACTGCCTTGGGTGTGGGTTCTATTGTGATCGGCTTGGCCCTTCAGGACTCTCTGGGCAGCGTCTTTTCTGGCGTTGCCTTACTGTTTGCTCGTCCCTTTGAAGTCGGTGATTGGTTGCAGATTGGAGACAAAGTTGGTCAGGTCATTGATATGAATTGGCGAGCTGTTCGCCTGGTAACCCGGGACGGTGACATGATTATTATTCCCCATCGGGTACTTGGAGGAGAAATAGTCCTCAATTACAGCAAACCGAAACCGATTCATGTAGAAACGTTTAGGATTGACTTCGACAGTGATGATCCACCCAACCTAATTAAGCAAGTACTAAAAGAAACAGCACTGGCCACAGAAGGGATATTGAGTGATCCTTCCCCAGAGATCCGCACCATGGAATATAACGACTATCGGGGTAACTATGAGGTCAAGTTTTCTATCGAAGACTATAAGGATGCGCCCAGAATCCGTGAACAGTTGATGACCCGTATCTGGTATGCAGCCCAGCGCAACAATCTTGGACCAACCATTCCGATCTATAGACTCCGTAAACTCGATAGTGACCCATCCGAAGCAGATAGCACTTTGACAAAGTTTACCGAGAGCCTGAAGTCAATGCCTGTGTTTGTTCCTGTAGCTAAACAGCACAAGAACTTGGAGAATCTATCGAAAGGAGCAGTCCTACAAAATTTCGGTGTGGGAGAAACCGTGATTCGTCAAGGGGATCCTGGTCATGCTCTGTACATTATTATTGCTGGGAAAGCTGTACTCACCCTCAAAAATAGTGATGGTGAACAACAGGAGGTGATGACTCTGTCCAGTGGTGAGTTTTTTGGCGAAATGGCACTGTTTAGCGGCAAACCAAGCTCAGTATCCGTTACCGTTGTGGAAGATTTGCAAACTATTGCGCTTTATTCAGATCTGGTTAATCAGATGATAGAAAGTACACCAAGTCTCGCCCGTGAAATCGGTCAAATTATCGAAGCACGACGCAAAGCAATAAATGAGGTGAAACAAGTCAATCTTGCATCCAGCAATGGAGCAGAGTTATCAACTCAAGCTTAA
- the sds gene encoding solanesyl diphosphate synthase, translated as MTSVTSLFASVEADLYLLSENLKNLIGASHPILYAAAEHLFGAGGKRLRPAIVLLVSRATITNSNITPRHRRLAEITEMIHTASLVHDDVIDESEVRRTVPTVNSLFNNRIAVLAGDFLFGQSAWYLANLDNLEVVKLLSEVIKDMAEGEIQQGLSRFDTTTTIEGYLAKTYNKTASLMANSAKGAGCLSGVSDQVAENLYHYGRNLGLAFQIVDDILDFTASTDVLGKPAGSDLVSGNLTAPVLFALEEKPYLEVLIEREFAQPEDKEQALVMVTESKGIQRSREMAAKYAEAAVKNISVLKPSESKQALIDLSDYVLSRLY; from the coding sequence ATGACCTCAGTGACCTCCCTTTTTGCTTCCGTAGAAGCAGATCTGTATCTATTGAGTGAAAACTTAAAAAACCTGATTGGTGCCAGTCACCCAATCTTATACGCTGCAGCTGAACACTTATTCGGAGCTGGGGGAAAACGGTTACGACCAGCCATTGTATTGTTGGTCTCACGGGCAACGATAACCAACTCCAACATTACCCCACGTCATCGACGTCTAGCAGAAATTACTGAGATGATTCACACCGCTTCTCTGGTCCATGATGACGTGATAGATGAGTCAGAGGTACGCCGCACCGTACCTACTGTTAATAGCTTGTTCAATAACCGAATCGCTGTGCTAGCTGGTGACTTTCTGTTTGGTCAATCGGCTTGGTATCTGGCTAATCTGGATAACTTAGAGGTAGTTAAGCTACTCTCTGAAGTGATTAAAGATATGGCAGAGGGAGAAATCCAACAAGGACTGAGTCGATTTGACACCACGACAACTATAGAAGGCTACTTGGCAAAGACTTATAACAAGACAGCTTCACTGATGGCTAATAGTGCTAAAGGAGCAGGATGTCTAAGTGGTGTTTCAGATCAGGTAGCCGAAAATTTATATCACTACGGACGTAATTTGGGGTTGGCGTTTCAGATTGTAGATGATATCCTAGACTTTACAGCATCGACAGATGTTTTAGGTAAGCCTGCAGGGTCAGATTTAGTAAGTGGAAACCTCACAGCACCAGTTTTATTTGCCCTCGAAGAAAAACCCTACCTAGAGGTGCTCATAGAGCGAGAGTTTGCCCAGCCGGAGGATAAAGAACAAGCCTTGGTAATGGTCACGGAGAGTAAAGGAATTCAGCGATCGCGGGAAATGGCTGCCAAATATGCTGAGGCAGCAGTTAAAAATATATCAGTGTTGAAACCCTCAGAATCCAAGCAAGCTCTTATTGATCTGAGCGACTATGTCTTGAGTCGCTTATACTAG